A window of Leclercia adecarboxylata contains these coding sequences:
- a CDS encoding SgrR family transcriptional regulator has translation MRQLQKIRQYQRLSVHYGFTPKQTTIAEVAEVALCSERHARTLLRQLSESGWLSWHAQPGRGHRATLHCLVTTSELSAPLMHACLEKGDYQSALQLADGDPASLHHIITPFLGGKWLKHQPTLRIPWYRPLTSLHPALHRRRAEQHIICAVHAGLTRCEPGQAQPVADLAHHWACSDDGLRWHFYLRSGAHWHNGQPIGDDDILGAFQQLLADPARNSGLLHIDAVTLAAPGCLAVYLHAPDALLAHRLAHPVCRLPHPRQPEVGAGPFAIARHHSHFLRLERQPWYFAGHPLLHAIEFWRTGMATDKPAWITVGKGNAPQEAVTSTSGGFAWLMVNAKLPVALATWLRQSLLTLNQQCFDWREDLQTRTEILPGLQVPHLPAQPAIALPAHLTLVCYNTPELRELAEKWRVQLHQHGCELHTDWKDRDGWYAPDTLADADVLLGDHLATGMAGFALAEWFIYEPAWATALGEAGWEAGKQQLMQNSSSEAQFDASLTSFFQRLLAEGRCTPLFHYRYRINALENVQDMVLTAGGWLDFTRAWLPPAAL, from the coding sequence ATGCGTCAGCTACAGAAAATCCGCCAGTATCAACGACTCTCTGTGCATTACGGCTTTACGCCAAAACAGACCACCATTGCCGAAGTCGCCGAGGTGGCGCTGTGCAGCGAACGCCATGCGCGTACGCTGTTACGCCAGCTTAGCGAAAGCGGCTGGTTAAGCTGGCACGCCCAGCCGGGGCGCGGACATCGCGCCACCCTGCACTGCCTGGTCACCACCAGCGAACTCAGCGCCCCGCTCATGCATGCCTGCCTGGAGAAAGGAGATTATCAAAGCGCGTTACAGCTGGCGGACGGCGACCCGGCCAGCCTGCACCACATCATCACCCCGTTTCTTGGCGGCAAATGGCTCAAGCACCAGCCGACGCTGCGCATTCCCTGGTATCGCCCGCTCACCTCGCTGCATCCGGCCCTTCACCGACGGCGCGCCGAGCAACATATCATCTGCGCAGTCCACGCCGGCTTAACCCGCTGTGAACCGGGCCAGGCGCAGCCGGTAGCCGACCTGGCGCACCACTGGGCCTGCTCTGACGACGGCCTGCGCTGGCACTTTTATCTGCGCAGCGGCGCGCACTGGCATAACGGCCAGCCGATCGGCGATGACGACATCCTGGGTGCCTTCCAGCAGCTTTTGGCCGATCCGGCCCGCAACAGCGGGTTGTTGCATATTGACGCGGTCACCCTCGCCGCCCCCGGGTGTCTGGCAGTTTACCTGCATGCGCCGGATGCCCTGCTGGCCCATCGCCTGGCGCACCCTGTCTGCCGCCTGCCGCATCCCCGGCAGCCTGAGGTGGGCGCCGGGCCGTTCGCCATTGCCCGCCACCACTCGCATTTTTTGCGCCTTGAGCGCCAGCCCTGGTACTTTGCCGGCCACCCGCTGCTGCACGCCATTGAGTTCTGGCGTACCGGTATGGCGACCGATAAACCGGCATGGATAACGGTAGGCAAAGGCAACGCCCCGCAGGAGGCGGTCACCTCTACCAGCGGCGGATTCGCGTGGCTGATGGTGAATGCGAAGCTGCCCGTAGCGCTTGCCACCTGGCTGCGCCAGAGCCTGCTGACCCTCAACCAGCAGTGCTTCGACTGGCGTGAAGATCTCCAGACGCGGACAGAAATTCTTCCTGGCCTGCAGGTTCCGCACCTGCCCGCCCAGCCCGCTATCGCGCTGCCCGCCCACCTGACGCTGGTGTGCTACAACACGCCGGAACTGCGTGAACTGGCAGAGAAGTGGCGGGTTCAGTTACATCAGCATGGCTGCGAGCTGCACACCGACTGGAAAGATCGCGACGGCTGGTATGCCCCCGATACGCTGGCGGATGCCGATGTGCTGCTGGGGGATCATCTGGCGACCGGCATGGCCGGATTTGCGCTGGCGGAGTGGTTTATCTATGAGCCAGCCTGGGCTACGGCGCTGGGCGAGGCTGGCTGGGAGGCCGGGAAACAGCAGCTGATGCAAAACAGCAGCAGCGAAGCGCAGTTTGACGCCAGCCTGACGTCCTTTTTTCAACGCCTGCTGGCGGAAGGCCGCTGCACGCCGCTGTTCCACTATCGCTACCGGATCAACGCCCTGGAAAACGTGCAGGATATGGTGCTGACCGCGGGCGGCTGGCTGGACTTTACCCGTGCCTGGCTACCCCCGGCCGCGCTGTAG
- the nagE gene encoding N-acetylglucosamine-specific PTS transporter subunit IIBC, producing MNVFSYLQRLGKALMLPIATLPVAAILLRLGQPDVFNIPFIASAGGGIFDSLPLLFALGIAIGLAKDNAGAAALAGAVGFLVLTKATAVINSSINMSFFAGIIAGIVAGHCYNRFSDTKLPDFLAFFAGKRLVPIMTGLICLLLAWICGYVWPSVQHGIDTFSLMVSRSGEPGWFIYGVLNRALIPFGLHYILHSVFWFSLGDCLKVTYDAASSLHNICLAPDVVKGLVVGGAVPGIDGSSITQIATDLTRGDLNRFFAGDPHAGVYMAWAYPIFMGGLPGAALAMYFAAPKARRSVVGGMLLSVALTAFLTGITEPIEFSFLFLAPALYALHAVLAGISMVIVNSLGVLHGFGFSAGLIDFVLNWGLATKPWILIPLIALFFAIYFVVFSLAIRFFKLKTPGREEDESLAGESDDQSEAITQYIAALGGKENLKLVDACITRLRLTLADNSVLDEPALKALGAKGILKMGTQNAQVILGPQAESIALKIRAQLNA from the coding sequence TCCCTTTATCGCCAGTGCTGGCGGCGGCATTTTTGACAGCCTGCCCCTGCTCTTTGCGCTGGGTATCGCTATCGGTCTGGCGAAAGATAACGCCGGTGCCGCTGCGCTCGCTGGCGCTGTCGGGTTCCTGGTATTGACCAAAGCCACCGCGGTTATCAACTCGTCGATTAACATGTCGTTCTTCGCCGGGATCATCGCGGGGATCGTGGCAGGCCACTGTTACAACCGTTTCTCTGATACAAAACTGCCTGATTTCCTGGCGTTCTTTGCCGGTAAACGGTTAGTACCCATCATGACCGGGCTTATCTGCCTGCTGCTGGCGTGGATTTGTGGCTATGTCTGGCCATCCGTTCAGCACGGTATCGATACGTTCAGCCTGATGGTTTCGCGCAGCGGCGAGCCGGGCTGGTTTATCTACGGTGTGCTTAACCGCGCATTGATCCCCTTCGGCCTGCACTACATTCTGCATTCAGTATTCTGGTTCAGCCTCGGCGACTGCCTGAAAGTGACCTACGATGCGGCCAGCAGCCTGCACAATATCTGCCTTGCGCCGGACGTGGTGAAAGGGTTAGTGGTAGGTGGGGCCGTACCGGGTATTGATGGTTCCAGTATCACCCAGATCGCCACCGACCTGACCCGCGGCGATCTCAACCGCTTCTTCGCTGGCGACCCGCATGCAGGTGTCTACATGGCGTGGGCGTACCCAATCTTCATGGGCGGCCTGCCTGGCGCAGCGCTAGCCATGTACTTTGCGGCCCCGAAAGCGCGTCGTTCCGTGGTTGGCGGGATGCTGCTTTCCGTGGCGCTGACCGCGTTCCTTACCGGTATCACCGAACCGATTGAGTTTTCCTTCCTGTTCCTTGCTCCTGCTCTGTATGCCCTGCATGCCGTGCTGGCCGGGATCAGCATGGTGATCGTCAACAGCCTCGGCGTGTTGCACGGCTTTGGTTTCTCGGCGGGCCTGATCGATTTCGTGCTGAACTGGGGATTAGCGACTAAACCCTGGATCCTGATCCCCCTGATTGCCCTGTTTTTTGCGATTTACTTCGTGGTCTTCAGCCTGGCGATCCGCTTCTTCAAGCTGAAAACCCCTGGCCGGGAAGAGGACGAAAGCTTAGCGGGCGAATCGGACGACCAGAGCGAAGCCATCACGCAATACATTGCTGCCCTGGGCGGCAAAGAGAACCTGAAGCTGGTGGATGCCTGTATCACCCGCCTGCGTTTAACGCTGGCTGACAACAGCGTCCTCGACGAACCGGCGCTTAAGGCCCTTGGTGCTAAAGGTATTCTGAAGATGGGCACGCAGAACGCGCAGGTGATCCTTGGACCGCAGGCGGAAAGCATCGCGCTGAAAATCAGGGCGCAGCTCAACGCTTAA
- a CDS encoding LacI family DNA-binding transcriptional regulator encodes MTTMLEVAKRAGVSKATVSRVLSGNGYVSQETKDRVFQAIAESGYRPNLLARNLATKSTQTLGLVVTNTLYHGVYFSELLFHAARMTEEKGRQLILADGKHSADEERAAIQYLLDMRCDAIIIYPRFLSVDEMDEIIQKHEQPVIVLNRRLRKNSSHCVWSDHKASSQAAVSTLIEQGHRDIAFITGSLDSPTGIERLSGYKDALAAHRIPLRESLIVEGKWNPASGAAGVATLLARGESFTALVASNDDMAIGAIKQLHDSGVAVPEAVSVVGFDDIAMAPYIVPSLSSVRVPVTEMVKETISRLIFMLDGGDFTFRQTFAGELILRDSAIPGPHR; translated from the coding sequence ATGACCACGATGCTGGAAGTGGCGAAGCGGGCAGGGGTTTCGAAGGCGACGGTTTCCCGGGTGCTTTCGGGCAATGGCTACGTGAGCCAGGAGACAAAAGACAGGGTTTTTCAGGCGATTGCAGAGAGCGGCTACCGGCCCAATTTACTGGCGCGGAACCTGGCGACCAAAAGCACGCAGACCCTCGGGCTGGTGGTGACGAACACCCTCTACCACGGGGTCTATTTCAGCGAGCTGCTTTTCCATGCGGCGCGAATGACCGAGGAAAAAGGGCGTCAGCTGATCCTCGCCGACGGTAAGCACAGCGCCGATGAAGAGCGTGCCGCGATTCAGTATCTGCTGGATATGCGCTGCGATGCGATCATCATCTATCCGCGTTTTCTCAGCGTCGATGAGATGGACGAGATTATCCAGAAGCACGAGCAGCCGGTGATCGTGCTCAACCGTCGTCTGCGCAAAAACAGCAGCCACTGCGTCTGGTCAGATCATAAAGCCTCCAGCCAGGCGGCGGTATCAACCCTTATCGAACAGGGCCATCGCGATATTGCGTTTATTACCGGATCGCTGGATTCCCCTACCGGGATTGAACGTCTTTCCGGCTACAAAGACGCCCTTGCTGCGCACCGCATTCCCCTGCGCGAATCGCTGATTGTTGAAGGCAAATGGAACCCGGCCAGCGGCGCGGCGGGCGTGGCTACGCTGCTTGCGCGCGGCGAAAGCTTTACCGCGCTGGTGGCGAGTAACGACGATATGGCGATTGGCGCCATCAAGCAGCTTCACGACAGCGGGGTCGCCGTGCCGGAAGCGGTGTCGGTGGTGGGTTTCGATGACATTGCAATGGCGCCGTACATCGTGCCTTCGCTCTCCAGCGTGCGCGTGCCGGTGACCGAGATGGTGAAAGAGACCATCAGCCGTCTGATCTTTATGCTCGACGGCGGGGACTTCACCTTCCGCCAGACCTTCGCCGGAGAGCTCATCCTGCGTGATTCAGCGATCCCCGGCCCGCACCGCTGA